A stretch of Planctomycetota bacterium DNA encodes these proteins:
- a CDS encoding aldo/keto reductase, with translation MTRGGITAADARATVAAAIAAGITHLDTAYCYGEAGESEAAIAAALSTHRRADVVLAGKCGIHWEPGRKQVVDGRPERLRREVDESLRRLGTDHVDLLYLHAPDPRIPIEESAGTLASLRAEGKTLAVGASNISVDLLDRFVAVCPLDACQMHYNILQREIEADVLPWCRARGVSVVAYWPLMKGLLTDTMARDRVFPTTDSRHKYPMFQGDEFQRNLDFVDALRPIAHRLGRRVPDIVLAWTAEQDGIISVLVGATNPDQVRENAGSLTCELDDEARQAIARAVAARGAVASRKPV, from the coding sequence ATGACGCGCGGTGGCATCACCGCCGCCGACGCCCGGGCCACGGTGGCGGCAGCGATCGCGGCGGGAATCACGCACCTCGACACCGCCTACTGCTACGGCGAAGCCGGCGAAAGCGAGGCCGCGATCGCGGCCGCGCTGTCCACCCATCGGCGTGCCGACGTGGTGCTCGCAGGCAAGTGCGGGATCCATTGGGAGCCGGGGCGGAAACAGGTGGTCGATGGCCGGCCCGAGCGCTTGCGGCGCGAAGTCGACGAGAGCCTGCGACGGCTCGGGACCGATCATGTGGACCTGCTTTACCTTCACGCCCCCGATCCACGGATCCCGATCGAAGAGTCTGCCGGAACCCTGGCATCGCTGCGGGCGGAGGGCAAGACGTTGGCGGTCGGAGCGTCGAACATTTCGGTCGACCTCCTCGATCGCTTCGTCGCCGTCTGCCCGCTGGACGCCTGCCAGATGCACTACAACATCCTCCAACGCGAGATCGAGGCGGACGTCCTCCCCTGGTGCCGGGCCCGCGGGGTGTCGGTGGTCGCCTACTGGCCGCTGATGAAAGGCCTGCTGACCGACACGATGGCGCGGGATCGTGTTTTTCCCACCACCGACAGCCGCCACAAATACCCGATGTTCCAGGGGGACGAGTTCCAGCGGAATCTCGATTTCGTCGATGCGCTGCGCCCGATCGCTCACCGACTGGGGCGACGCGTGCCGGACATCGTTCTGGCTTGGACCGCGGAACAGGACGGGATCATAAGTGTCCTGGTCGGTGCGACGAATCCCGACCAGGTTCGGGAAAACGCCGGCAGCCTGACGTGCGAGCTCGACGACGAAGCCCGTCAGGCGATCGCGCGGGCCGTGGCTGCACGCGGCGCGGTGGCCTCCCGGAAGCCCGTGTGA
- a CDS encoding PH domain-containing protein, giving the protein MSRTVHPIAGVSPPEVTETTVMTVWPSVASTGVGRMLGRLYGLRGGFGALTLGRVALLATIPLGLMLYLSMRLPWRFTRYRLTNRRVLVEEGVNPTVRQFVDLGGFDAIDVQVEPGQEWFAAGDLVFRRGAVGVLRLAGVSRPEAFRRTCLETRQSFTAVEALRSDAYARR; this is encoded by the coding sequence ATGTCGCGAACAGTGCATCCGATCGCCGGGGTCTCGCCTCCCGAGGTCACCGAAACCACCGTCATGACCGTTTGGCCGTCGGTTGCCTCGACTGGCGTGGGGAGGATGCTCGGTCGGCTGTATGGATTGCGTGGGGGATTCGGGGCGTTGACTCTCGGAAGAGTGGCCCTGCTTGCCACGATCCCCCTGGGACTCATGCTCTACCTGTCGATGCGGTTGCCGTGGCGTTTCACCCGCTATCGATTGACGAATCGCCGCGTGTTGGTGGAGGAGGGTGTCAATCCGACGGTTCGGCAGTTTGTCGATCTCGGCGGATTCGATGCGATCGATGTCCAGGTGGAACCCGGCCAGGAGTGGTTTGCGGCCGGTGACCTCGTCTTTCGTCGGGGAGCGGTGGGTGTGCTGCGGCTGGCCGGCGTGAGCCGCCCGGAGGCTTTCCGCCGCACCTGCCTCGAGACGAGGCAATCGTTCACCGCGGTCGAGGCCCTGCGTTCCGACGCCTACGCGCGGCGTTGA
- a CDS encoding ferrochelatase, giving the protein MPTDPRGDRSGAAGGLGDGGLYDAVLLVSFGGPDGPDDVMPFLENVVRGRPVPRERLLEVAEHYHHFGGRSLINEQNQALLSALRAELASRGPQLPVYWGNRNWHPLLPDTLKQMTTDGVTRAVALVTSAFSCYSGCRQYRENVAAACATVGGDAPTVDKIRVFFNHPGFVDTMADNLRRALADLGGRGEPVTVLFTAHSIPMSMADTSRYVPQLEESSRLVAEAAGVSDWRLVFQSRSGPPSQPWLEPDVCDAIRGLAGGGVSRVAIVPIGFISDHMEVLYDLDTEAADLCRELGVQMVRVPTAGTAPRFVSMLRDLIAERHWQLPDRPAVGRLSASHDVCPADCCPAPAARPPANPTGSGERPARGPGR; this is encoded by the coding sequence ATGCCGACCGATCCCCGTGGCGACCGGTCAGGAGCGGCCGGTGGTCTGGGCGATGGCGGGCTCTACGACGCGGTGCTGCTGGTCTCGTTCGGGGGCCCGGACGGGCCCGACGACGTGATGCCGTTCCTCGAGAACGTGGTCCGCGGTCGCCCCGTGCCACGCGAGCGACTTCTCGAGGTCGCCGAGCACTACCACCACTTCGGCGGCCGCAGCCTGATCAACGAGCAGAATCAGGCGCTGCTCTCGGCCCTCCGCGCCGAACTGGCGAGCCGCGGGCCTCAGCTCCCCGTCTACTGGGGAAACCGCAACTGGCACCCGCTGCTTCCCGACACCCTGAAGCAGATGACCACCGACGGTGTCACACGCGCCGTGGCGCTCGTGACGAGTGCGTTCAGCTGCTACTCGGGCTGTCGGCAGTACCGGGAAAACGTCGCCGCCGCCTGTGCGACCGTCGGTGGCGACGCACCGACGGTCGACAAAATCCGCGTGTTCTTCAACCACCCCGGGTTCGTCGACACGATGGCGGACAACCTCCGCCGGGCGTTGGCCGATCTGGGTGGTCGCGGTGAGCCCGTCACGGTCTTGTTCACGGCGCACAGCATCCCGATGTCGATGGCCGACACCAGCCGATACGTTCCCCAACTCGAGGAGTCGTCGCGGCTGGTCGCCGAGGCGGCCGGTGTCTCCGACTGGCGGCTCGTCTTCCAAAGCCGGAGCGGCCCGCCCTCCCAGCCCTGGCTCGAGCCAGACGTGTGCGACGCGATCCGCGGGCTGGCCGGGGGTGGCGTGTCCCGCGTCGCGATCGTCCCGATCGGCTTCATTTCGGACCACATGGAGGTGCTGTACGACCTCGACACGGAGGCAGCCGACCTGTGCCGTGAACTGGGCGTGCAGATGGTTCGGGTGCCCACGGCCGGCACCGCACCGCGCTTCGTGTCGATGCTCCGTGACCTGATCGCCGAACGGCACTGGCAACTTCCCGACCGTCCGGCCGTCGGAAGGCTTTCGGCCAGTCACGACGTCTGCCCTGCCGACTGCTGCCCCGCTCCCGCAGCCCGTCCGCCGGCGAACCCGACGGGAAGTGGAGAGCGCCCCGCGCGAGGTCCGGGACGATGA
- a CDS encoding alpha/beta hydrolase produces MTPSPRTPRERVALVHGFLANTLMLALLARRLRHHGYQTRVWGYGNMCCSILRHAERFATELRRMDADPACGRLHLVTHSMGCIIARAALGMFRPSKLGRFVMLAPPNRGSRVATAAERVFGGIFRPVRELTTIPTSLVNTLPIPPGLEIGVVAAAHDLLVTPESTRPDVHHDHVTLPCMHSSLLFRRDAAELVAGFLATGSFLLPATAIPERAGDVDRSRLPALASWSPPPGVGESS; encoded by the coding sequence GTGACGCCATCGCCCCGCACACCGCGCGAACGCGTTGCGCTCGTCCATGGTTTTCTCGCCAACACGCTGATGCTGGCGCTTCTCGCCCGTCGTCTCCGACACCATGGCTACCAGACGCGGGTATGGGGCTACGGCAACATGTGCTGCTCGATCCTGCGGCACGCTGAACGGTTCGCCACCGAACTGCGGCGAATGGATGCCGACCCCGCCTGCGGCCGTCTGCATCTGGTCACGCACAGCATGGGCTGCATCATCGCCAGGGCTGCTCTGGGGATGTTTCGCCCCTCCAAGCTCGGCCGCTTCGTGATGCTCGCCCCGCCGAATCGCGGCTCCCGCGTGGCCACTGCCGCCGAACGCGTCTTCGGCGGCATCTTCCGTCCGGTCAGGGAACTGACCACCATCCCCACCAGCCTGGTCAATACGCTGCCGATACCACCGGGGCTCGAGATCGGCGTCGTCGCCGCGGCGCACGACCTGCTCGTGACACCGGAGAGCACCCGTCCCGACGTGCATCACGACCACGTGACGTTACCCTGCATGCATTCGAGCCTGCTGTTCCGCCGTGATGCCGCAGAGCTCGTTGCCGGGTTCCTCGCGACCGGGTCTTTTCTGCTGCCCGCCACGGCCATTCCCGAACGGGCGGGTGACGTCGACCGATCACGGCTGCCTGCGCTGGCTTCGTGGTCGCCGCCACCCGGCGTGGGTGAGTCGTCGTGA